The segment GCGTCGGCAGTGCTATGAATGTGTCGATGCGCCTTGCATGGGCGAGCTCGCCCAGAATGAGCGCCCGTACGTGCTCGCCCTCCCGGATACCGAGCATGCGCGAGGCAGCCAGGATCAACTCACGCAGCAACCCCGTCACCACGATCACCTGGCAGTGGTCGACGTGGGGCGCCAGCAGCAGGGAGCGCATGCTGACAACGCCTTCCATGACAATCGCATGGCTGACGCCGGCCGGCACCCACAGCGCATTGCCCCCATGAATCACCCAGCTTCCCGAATCGGTACTCACATGCACAGTGCCACTGGCTGCGTAGATCAGCTGGTCGTGGGCGTGGCAGTGGCTGGCCACGTGATCGCCGGGGGCGTAATCCATTTCGAGTGTTTGCATGGCGGGATCCATTGTGGGAATGGATCCAATTGTAAGGGTGGATTGTGTGTAGATGTTGCGAAGCGTGGGGTAGCGTGCGTGATAAGTGCGATTGAATTGCTTGATCTTCTTAAAAGTTGAGGCTTGATTGCGGATTATTTGGTTTTTGCAGTTGTAACTGTGTAGCCGAGCGGAGTGTCTAGGGAGCGCTCAACGATCTATCCCTGGCATGCCGGCTGTCGAGGGAGGTCGGCATGCAGGAATTGGCCGTTACAAGCCTTCCTCAAGCGCGAGCAGCGCTTCGATGGTCTGCCGACGTCGGATCAAGCGCACGGCCTGGCCTTCGATCATGACCTCCGGCAGCAAGGGCCGGCTGTTGTAGTTGGACGACATGGAGGCACCGTAGGCACCGGCATCGTGAATCACCAGCAAGTCGCCGACCTGGGCCTGGGGCAAGTCCTGGGGGCAGAGTGCCTGGTCATCCTGAGTGAACACGTCGCCTGATTCGCACAGTGGGCCGGCCACCACGGTCGGTTGCCGCGGGCGGTCCACGGGGCGGCCATCGGCATCGAGCAGGGTCATGGCATGGTAGGCCCCGTACATCGCAGGGCGCATGAGGTCGTTGAAGCCAGCATCGACCAGCACGAACGTGTTGCGGCCCACCTGCTTGACGGCACGGACTTCGGTCACCAGATAGCCCGACTCGGCCACCAGAAAACGCCCTGGCTCGATCTCCATGCGCACCGGGTGGCCCAGCAGCGCTTCGATTTCCTGGCGTGCCACTGCCCAGGTTTGCGCGTAGCGCTGCAGGTCCACCGGCGTGTCGGTAGTGCGGTACGGCGTCGAGAGCCCACCGCCGATCGAGAACGCTTCGATATCGGTGTCCAGGCGCGCGATCAGCTCGATCATGGCGCGAGCCACCTGCTCCAGATGGGTGTAGTCCACGCCGGAGCCGATGTGCATGTGCACGCCCACCAGGTGCAGGCGATGGGCCCTGATGCAGGCGAGCGCCTGCGGCAAGTCTTCATGCCAGATGCCATGCTTGCTGTTCTCGCCCCCGGTATTGGTCTTGCGGCTGTGGCCATGGCCGAACCCCGGGTTGATGCGCAGCCAGACACGGTGCCCTGGCGAATGCTCGCCCAACTGGCGCAGCATGTCGATGGAGCCTGCATTGACTTCGATCTTTTCCACGATCACGCGTGCCAGGGTAGCGCGGTCCAGCACGTCGCAGGTCAGCACCACCCCCGCAGGCTCGCCCGCCACACTGGCGCCGGCTGCAAAGGCGCGTTCCATTTCCCCAAGCGATACTGCATCGAGTACCAGGCCGTGCTCGCGCATCAAGCGCAACACCTGCAGATTGGGATTGGCTTTCTGGGCGAAGCGTACGGTATCGAATGGCTTGAGCTGTTCTATCCGGCTGAGGATGGTGGCGGCGTCGTAGGCCCACAGGGGTGAACCGTACTGGCGAACGGCGTTGGCTAGGACAGAGAAGGGAATGGTCATGATCGAATGGCTCGGCACAGGTGGAAGCCGACAGCATGGCCCGTAGACTCGATTCAGAAAAATAGCTATTTTTGCGCCGTCCATTCATCTCTGATATGCCCTGAAAATGCAGTCGGTGCTCCCATGAAACTCTCCGCCCGCCACATCGAAGTGTTCCGCGCCATCATGGCCTCAGGTAGCGTCACAGGCGCGGCGCGTCTGCTGTTCACCTCGCAGCCGACCATCAGCCGTGAGCTGGCGCGGTTGGAGCACGTGACGGGCCTGCATCTGTTCGAGCGCACGGCCGGTCGGTTGGAAGCCACCGCCCAGGCGTTGCTGCTGATCGAGGAGGTAGAGCGGGCGTATGTGGGGCTTGAGCGCATCGAGCGTTGTGCCCAGGCCATTCGCAACTTCCAGCAGGGCCAGTTGGCCGTCACCTGCCTGCCGTTGTTTTCGCAGACCCTGCTGCCCAAGGTCTGCCAGCGTTTTCATAAGCAGCACCCTGGGGTGAGCGTGAGCATCAAAGCCCAGGAGTCGCCGCTGCTGGAGGAGTCCCTGGCCACCCAGCAGCATGACCTGGGCCTGACGGAGGTCGCGCAGATACCCCGTGGGGCGAGCGGGGAATTGCTGTTCAGCGCCGACATGGTCTGCGTGCTGCCTGAACACCATCCGTTGCAGGCCAAGTCACGGCTGAGCCTGGCGGATTTTCATGAGGTCGATTTCATCAACCTGGCCAGCCTGGACACCTATCGTCAGCGTCTGGACCACCATTTTCGCGCGGCTGGGGTTAACCGTCGCACGGTCATCGAGACCACCAGCGCCGCCTCGGTGTGCGCCATGGTCAGGCAGGGCCTGGGCGTAGCCATCATCAACCCCCTGAGCGGGCTGGAGGCCGCTCAGAGTGGCTTAACCATCAGGCCGCTGGACATCTCGATCGCCTACCAGGTGATGCTGGTCAGGCCAGACCATCGACCGGCCTCGGCGGCAGTCGAGCCGTTCTGCCAGACACTGCGCGAGCAGGCGCAGGCGATGCAGCGCGCCCTGGCTTAGCCCCCGTGGCCCGCGGCAAGCCTGCCCAGTGAACGACGGATCAAAGCTCGCAGACGAAAGTGCCGGTGCCGCTCAGGATGTTCTCCAAGGTTTGCCTGATCTCGTCCAGGTCGCTCAGCGTGCCGGTCAGGTTGATCTGAAGCACCTCATCACCGCGCAAGGCGTCTCGGTCACCTGCTGCCACTTCGATCAACAGGCTCGTTGCCTTCAAGGTCACTTTCAAGCCGTCCAGGGTCGAGGGCTCATCGTCCAGGGTCAGATCAACCGTGTCTTCGTCAGGGTAGCGGGTCAGCAAGAACATCTGACCTTTGTCACTGTGGCAGCACAGGGTTGCCATGTTGTCCTCCTCTTCATCGCAGGGGGTGGCGAACAGCACGGCGGTGTCGATTTGCATGGCAAGCTCGGATCTAAGGAAACGGAAGGGAATTCTGACAGTCTTGCTTACATGCATAAACGTAAAGTTACCGCCCCTTGAACGAAATTGTCGCAGCGCTGCAAGCCTTGATGACCGGTCAGTCGTTAAGCTTCGCCCAGTCCTGGGCGTGCATGCACACGCTCAACGCCTGGTTTTCATCGGTCGCCCTGCCTGCAATCGTCTATCGTTGACCCCGGCACGGCGCACGCAGCGACGCTTCAACTATTACAAAGCCCAAGCGGAGTACCACAGATGGCGTTCTTCACCGCGGCCAGCAAAGCCGACTTCCAGCATCAACTGCAAGCGGCCCTGGCGCAGCACATCAGCGAACAGTCCCTGCCACAAGTGGCGCTGTTCGCCGAGCAGTTCTTCGGCATCATCTCTCTGGACGAACTCACCCAGCGCAGGCTTTCCGACCTGGCGGGCTGCACCCTCTCGGCCTGGCGCATCGTCGAGCGTTTCGACCCCGAGCACCCGCAGGTGCGCGTGTACAACCCCGATTACGAGCGCAACGGCTGGCAGTCGACCCACACGGTCGTCGAGGTGCTGCACCATGACCTGCCGTTTCTGGTGGACTCGGTCCGCACCGAACTGAACCGACGCGGTTACAGCATTCATACCCTGCAGACCACGGTATTGAGCGTGCGCCGCAGCGCCAACGGCGAGTTGCTGGAACTGCTGCCCAAGGGCACCCACGGTGAAGGGGTGGGGCACGAGTCGCTGATGTACCTGGAAATCGACCGCTGCGCCAACGCTGCGGAGTTGAGCGTGCTGGCCCGGGAAATCGAGCAGGTGCTGGCCGAGGTCCGCGTGGCGGTCGATGATTTCGAACCGATGAAGGACAAGCTGCGGGAGGTCGTGGCGCTGGTCGAGCAGACCCCGTACGGGCCGGCTCAGCATGAAAAGGGCGAGGTCAAGGCATTCCTTGAGTGGTTGTTGGACAACCACTTCACCTTCCTGGGCTATGAAGAGTTCACCGTCCAGGCCGATCAGGCCGGCGGGCAGATGGTCTACGACGAGCAGTCGTTCCTTGGCCTGCCGCGTCGCCTGCGCGTTGGCTTGACCCCTGAAGAGCTGCGCATCGAAGATTACGCCGTGGCCTACCTGGCCGAGCCACTGCTGCTCTCCTTCGCCAAGGCTGCGCTGCCAAGCCGCGTACACCGCCCGGGCTACCCTGATTACGTGTCCATCCGCCAGCTCGATGCCTCGGGTAACGTGCTCAAGGAACACCGCTTCATGGGCCTGTACACCTCCACGGTGTACGGCGAAAGCGTTCATGCCATCCCTTACATCCGGGTCAAGGTCGCTGAAGTCGAGCGCCGTTCCGGCTTCGATACCAAGGCTCACCTGGGCAAGGAACTGGCGCAGGTGCTCGAAGTGCTGCCGCGCGACGACCTGTTCCAGACGCCGGTCGATGAGCTGTTCAGCACGGTCATGTCCATCGTGCAGATTCAGGAGCGCAACAAGATTCGCGTCTTCCTGCGCAAGGACCCGTACGGACGCTTCTGCTATTGCCTGGCCTATGTACCGCGTGAAATCTATTCCACCGAGGTTCGCCAGAAAATCCAGCAGGTGTTGATGGAGCGCCTGAAGGCCAGCGATTGCGAATTCTGGACCTTCTTCTCCGAGTCGGTACTGGCCCGTGTGCAGCTGATTCTGCGGGTGGACCCGAAGAACCGCATCGACATCGACCCACAGCAGCTCGAGCGTGAGGTCATCCAGGCCTGCCGCTCCTGGCAGGACGATTTCTCGGCGTTGGTCGTGGAGAACTTCGGCGAGGCCCAAGGCACCAACATCCTGGCCGATTTCCCCAAAGGCTTCCCAGCCGGCTACCGCGAGCGCTTCGCCGCCCATTCGGCCGTGGTGGACCTACAGCATGTGCTGGCCCTGTCGGAAAGCAAGCCACTGGCCATGAGTTTCTACCAGCCACTGACGCGGGTTGGCGAGCGCACCCTGCACTGCAAGCTGTACCACGCCGACACCCCCCTGGCGCTGTCGGACGTGCTGCCAATCCTCGAAAACCTCGGCCTGCGCGTGCTGGGCGAGTTCCCGTATCGCCTGCGCCACGCCAATGGCCGCGAATACTGGATTCACGACTTCGCCTTCACCTACAGCGAAGGCCTGAGCCTGAACATTCAAGAGCTCAATGACACCTTCCAGGATGCGTTCATCCACATCGTCGGTGGCGATGCCGAAAACGATGCCTTCAACCGCCTGGTGCTCACAGCGGGCCTGCCATGGCGTGACGTGGCGTTGCTGCGTGCCTATGCACGCTACCTGAAACAAATTCGCCTGGGCTTCGACCTGGGCTACATTGCCAGCACGCTGAACAACCATACCGACATCGCGCGCGAGCTGACCCGCCTGTTCAAGACGCGTTTCTACCTGGCCCGCAAGCTGACCCAGGATGACCTGGAGGACAAGCAGCAGCGGCTCGAGCAAGCGATCCTCAATGCGCTGGACGAGGTGCAGGTACTCAACGAAGACCGCATCCTGCGCCGCTACCTAGACCTGATCAAGGCCACCCTGCGCACCAACTTCTATCAGCTCGATGCCAACGGCCAGAACAAGTCGTATTTCAGCTTCAAGTTCAACCCCAAGCTTGTGCCCGAACTGCCCAAGCCGGTGCCCAAGTTCGAGATCTTCGTCTACTCACCCCGGGTCGAAGGGGTGCACCTGCGCTTCGGCAACGTTGCGCGCGGCGGGCTGCGCTGGTCGGACCGCGAGGAAGACTATCGCACCGAGGTGCTGGGCCTGGTCAAGGCGCAGCAGGTCAAGAACTCGGTAATCGTGCCGGTCGGCGCCAAGGGCGGTTTCCTGCCACGGCGCCTGCCACTGGGCGGCACGCGAGACGAGATCGCGGCAGAGGGCGTGGCGTGCTACCGCATCTTCATCTCGGGATTGCTCGACATTACCGACAACCTCAAGGACGGTGGCGTAGTACCGCCGGTTGGCGTGGTGCGTCACGACGATGACGACCCGTATCTGGTGGTGGCGGCCGACAAAGGCACGGCCACATTCTCGGACATCGCCAACGGCATCGCCATCGACTATGGTTTCTGGCTGGGTGATGCCTTCGCATCGGGTGGCTCGGCAGGCTACGACCACAAGAAAATGGGCATCACCGCACGTGGGGCCTGGGTTGGCGTCCAGCGTCACTTCCGTGAGCGCGGCATCAATGTGCAAGAAGACCCGATCACCGTGATTGGGGTGGGCGACATGGCAGGCGACGTCTTCGGTAACGGCCTGTTGATGTCCGACAAGCTGCAGCTGGTAGCGGCCTTCAACCACCTGCATATCTTCATCGACCCCAACCCGGAGCCGGCCTCCAGCTTTGCCGAGCGCAAGCGCCTGTTCGACTTGCCACGTTCGGCATGGACCGACTACGACACCAGCATCATGTCCGAAGGCGGCGGCATTTTCCCGCGTAGCGCCAAGAGCATCGCCATTACGGCGCAGATGAAGGAACGCTTTGCCATCGAGGCCGACCGCCTGACGCCCACCGAGCTGCTCAATGCCCTGCTCAAGGCGCCTGTGGACCTGCTCTGGAACGGTGGCATCGGCACCTACGTCAAGGCCAGTGGCGAAAGCCACGCCGATGTGGGCGACAAGGCCAACGACGCCTTGCGTGTCAACGGCAACGAGCTGCGCTGCAAGGTGGTAGGCGAGGGCGGCAACCTGGGCATGACCCAGCTTGGCCGGGTGGAATTCGGCCTGCACGGCGGCGCCACCAACACCGACTTCATCGACAACGCCGGCGGCGTGGACTGCTCCGACCACGAGGTCAACATCAAGATCCTGCTCAACGAGGTGGTGCAGGGTGGCGACATGACCGAGAAGCAGCGCAACCAGTTGCTCGGTAGCATGACCGAGGAAGTGTCTGGCCTGGTGCTGGGCAACAACTACAAGCAGACCCAGGCGCTGTCGCTGGCAGCGCGCCGCGTGCGCGAGCGCATTGCCGAGTACAAGCGCCTGATGGCCGACCTCGAGGCCCGCGGCAAGCTTGACCGGGCCATCGAGTTCCTGCCTTCAGAGGAACAGCTGGCCGAGCGCCTCGCCGCAGGCCAGGGCCTGACCCGTGCAGAGCTCTCGGTGCTGATCTCCTACAGCAAGATCGACTTGAAAGAGCAGCTGCTCAAGTCCCAGGTGCCGGACGACGACTACCTGACCCGCGACATGGAAACCGCGTTCCCGCCGTCGCTGGTCAGCAAGTTCGCCGACTCCATGCGCCGCCACCGCCTCAAGCGCGAGATCGTCAGCACCCAGATCGCCAACGACCTGGTCAACAACATGGGCATCACCTTCGTGCAGCGGTTGAAGGAATCGACCGGCATGAGCCCTGCCAACGTGGCCGGGGCCTACGTGATCGTGCGCGACATCTTCCACCTGCCGCACTGGTTCCGTCAGATCGAGGCGCTGGACTACCAGGTTCCTGCCGAGATCCAGCTGACCCTGATGGACGAACTGATGCGCCTGGGCCGCCGTGCCACGCGCTGGTTCCTGCGCAGCCGTCGCAATGAGCAGGACGCTGGCCGTGATTGCGCCCACTTCGGGCCGAAGATCGCCCAGCTTGGGCTCAAGCTCGACGAATTGCTCGAAGGCCCAACCCGCGAACGCTGGATGGTGCGTTACCAGAGCTTCGTCGAAGCGGGGGTGCCAGAGCTGTTGGCACGTATGGTGGCGGGCACCAGCCATCTGTACACCTTGCTGCCGATCATCGAGGCAGCTGATGTGACAGGTCACGAGCCAGCGCAGGTGGCCAAGGCGTTCTTCGCCGTGGGCAGCGCGCTTGACCTGACCTGGTACTTGCAGGAAATCAGCAATCTGCCGGTGGAGAACAACTGGCAGGCCTTGGCCCGGGAAGCCTTCCGCGACGACATCGACCTGCAACAACGCGCGATCACCATCTCGGTATTGCAGATGGCCGATGCTCCGCAGGACATGGATGCACGGGTCGCACTATGGGCCGAGCAGCATCGGGTGATGGTGGAACGCTGGCGCGCCATGCTCGATGACCTGCGCAGCGCTTCGGGCCATGACTACGCGATGTATGCAGTGGCCAACCGCGAACTGGTCGATCTGGCCATGAGCGGACAGGCGACTGTGATGCCGTGTTGAGTCAATGCTGAACTGAAAAAGCCCCGGCAGTGATGCCGGGGCTTTTTTATTGTTGGATGCTGTTCACGATGTTGAAGCTCAAACTCCACGACATCATCAGGCAAACCCCCACTACTGCGTCATTTGAAACGCCGCTCTACACCCTTCTCGACCAGAATCTTGGCCGAGATCTCTTCCACCGAAAAATGCGTGGAATTGATATTGGGAATGTTCTCACGGCGGAACAGGCTCTCGACTTCACGCACCTCGAATTCGCACTGGGCAAAGCTTGAATAACGGCTATTGGGCTTGCGCTCGTGGCGAATGGCGGTCAGCCGGTCGGGGTCGATGGTCAGGCCGAACAGCTTGCTGTGGTGCTTTTTCAATACCGCCGGCAGTTGCAGGCGCTCCATGTCGTCTTCGGTCAACGGATAATTGGCCGCGCGGATGCCGAACTGCATGGCCATGTACAGGCACGTCGGCGTCTTGCCGCAACGGGACACACCCACCAGGATCAGGTCAGCCTTGTCGTAGTAATGGGTGCGGGCGCCGTCATCGTTGTCCAGGGCGAAGTTCACCGCCTCGATGCGCTCCATGTAGTTGGAGTTGCCACCAATGGAGTGGGATTTGCCCACCGAATACGAGGAATGGGCGGTCAGCTCCTGCTCCAGCGGTGACAGGAACGAGGAGAAGATGTCGATCATGAACCCATTGGAGGTGGCCAGGATCTCGCGGATGTCCTGATTGACGATGGTGTCGAAGATGATCGGCCGCATGCCGTCGCGCTCGGCGGCCGCATTGATCTGCTGGACCATGTTGCGCGCTTTTTCAGGAGAGTCGATGTAGGGCCGGGTGAATTTGCTGAAAGGAATGCTCTCGAACTGCGCGAGCAGGCTCTGGCCCAGGGTCTCGGCAGTGATGCCGGTGCCGTCGGAGATGAAGAACGCGGTTCGTTTCATTTGCGATCGGGGCCTTAGTGATGATGACGTTTCTTGATTATGATAAGTTCGCTTTGCCGAATGCGGCTGTCGGCATTCTCACTTATTTTCCAGGTACAGGCCACATGCGTCCGGCCCAGTCAAGAAGACAGGCGGGCGCCGTTGAGCTTTTCCAATACAGCTAGTGGAGAGATCACCTTGGTAGAGTACGTAGTTTCCCTCGAAAAGCTCGGCGTCCATGATGTAGAGCATGTGGGGGGCAAGAACGCATCCCTGGGCGAGATGATCAGCAATCTTGCCGGTGCCGGCGTGTCCGTGCCGGGCGGCTTTGCCACTACGGCTCAGGCGTACCGTGATTTCCTCGAGCAAAGTGGGCTCAACGACCGCATCCATGAGGCGCTCGAAGCCCTGGACGTGGACGATGTCAACGCCCTTGCCAAGACCGGCGCGCAGATTCGCCAGTGGGTGATGGAAGCCGAGTTCCCGGCGCGTCTGGACGCCGAGATCCGCACCGCCTTCGCCGAAATGGCCAATGGCAACGACAACATGGCCGTGGCCGTGCGCTCTTCGGCCACCGCCGAAGACCTGCCGGACGCCTCGTTCGCCGGCCAGCAGGAAACCTTCCTCAACATCCGCGGCGTGGACAACGTGATCCGTGCGGCGAAGGAAGTGTTCGCCTCGCTGTTCAACGACCGTGCCATCTCCTACCGTGTGCACCAGGGCTTCGACCACAAGCTGGTCGCCCTGTCGGCCGGTGTGCAGCGCATGGTTCGCTCCGAAACTGGTACCGCCGGCGTCATGTTTACCCTCGACACCGAGTCGGGCTTCCGTGACGTCGTGTTCATCACCGGTGCCTACGGCCTGGGTGAAACCGTGGTCCAGGGTGCAGTCAACCCCGATGAATTCTACGTGCACAAGCACACCCTGCAAGCCGGCCGCCCCGCCATCCTGCGCCGTAACCTGGGCAGCAAGGCGATCAAGATGGTCTATGGCGAAGAAGCCAAGGCCGGTCGTTCGGTCAAGACGGTCGAAGTCGATCGCGCCGAGCGTGCCCGCTTCTGCTTGACCGACGAGGAGGTCGTTGAGCTGGCCAAGCAGGCGATGATCATTGAGCAGCATTACCAGCGCCCGATGGACATCGAGTGGGCCAAGGACGGTGGCGATGGCAGGCTGTACATCGTCCAGGCCCGCCCTGAAACGGTGAAGAGCCGCGCCAGCGCCAACGTCATGGAGCGTTACCTGCTCAAGGAAAAAGGCACGGTGCTGGTCGAGGGCCGCGCCATCGGCCAGCGCATTGGCGCCGGCAAGGTCCGCGTGATCAACGACGTGTCCGAGATGGACAAGGTGCAGCCAGGCGACGTGCTGGTCTCGGACATGACCGACCCGGACTGGGAGCCGGTCATGAAACGTGCCAGCGCCATCGTCACTAACCGTGGCGGGCGCACCTGCCATGCGGCCATCATCGCTCGTGAGCTGGGTATCCCGGCGGTTGTCGGTTGCGGCAACGCTACCCAGATTCTCAAGGATGGCCAGGGCGTGACCGTCTCCTGCGCCGAAGGCGATACAGGCTTCATCTTCGAGGGTGAACTGGGCTTCGACATCAAGCAGAACTCGGTGGACGCCATGCCCGAGCTGCCGTTCAAGATCATGATGAACGTCGGCAACCCGGACCGCGCCTTCGACTTCGCCCAGTTGCCCAACGCCGGTGTAGGCCTGGCGCGCCTGGAATTCATCATCAATCGCATGATTGGCGTGCACCCCAAGGCTTTGCTCAACTACGCCGGCCTGCCGGCCGACCTGAAGGACAGCGTCGACAAGCGCATCGCTGGCTACGACGACCCAGTCGGCTTCTACGTGGAGAAGCTGGTCGAAGGCATCAGCACCCTGGCAGCGGCGTTCTATCCCAAGAAAGTGATCGTGCGCCTGTCGGACTTCAAGTCCAATGAGTACGCCAACCTGATCGGCGGCAAGCTGTACGAGCCGGAAGAAGAAAACCCGATGCTGGGCTTCCGTGGGGCCTCGCGCTACATCAGCGAAGCGTTCCGCGATTGTTTCGAGCTCGAATGCCGCGCCCTCAAGCGCGTGCGTAATGAAATGGGCCTGACCAACGTCGAAATCATGGTGCCGTTCGTGCGTACCCTCGGTGAGGCCAGCCAAGTCGTCGACCTGCTGGCTGAAAACGGCCTGGCCCGTGGCGACAACGGTCTGCGCGTCATCATGATGTGCGAACTGCCGTCCAACGCCATCCTGGCCGACGAGTTCCTCGAATACTTCGACGGTTTCTCGATCGGGTCGAACGACCTGACTCAGCTGACGTTGGGTCTGGACCGTGATTCGGGCATCATTGCCCACCTGTTCGATGAGCGAAATCCTGCGGTCAAGAAGCTGCTGGCCAACGCCATCGCAGCGTGCAACAAGGCCGGCAAGTACATCGGCATTTGCGGTCAGGGCCCTTCGGACCATCCAGACCTGGCCAAATGGCTGATGGAGCAGGGCATCGACAGCGTGTCGCTGAACCCGGACTCGGTGCTTGAAACCTGGTTCTACCTGGCCGAAGGCCAAAGCGCGACCTGATACCGAAAGATGCGAGGGGCGTCTGGCGCTCCTCGCCTGGTTTTTCCAGGGCGAGTTCCAGCGATGGATTTCGCCCTTTTTTGTGCGACAAGCAACCGACCTATGCAAAGCAGCAGTACATTATTTCCCGTCGCCTTGCTCAGTGCCGAGCGCCGCGGCGACCTCAGTGAAGATGTCTATCGGATCAAGGCCGGCCTGGGGCCCGATCCCAGCGTGGAGCTGGCCGTGACTCGCCTGGGCCTGGCTGATCAGAGCAGCGCCCAGGGTATACCGGTCATCCTGCTGCATGGCAGCTTTTCCAATCGGCGTTTCTGGTATTCACCCAAGGGGGGTGGCCTCGGGGCTTACTTGGCCCGGGCCGGCTTCGATGTGTGGATTCCCGAAATGCGTGGGCACGGGCTGTCGCCGCGCAATCGGGATTGGGCACAGAACACGGTGGCTGCCTATGCGCGTGATGACGTGCCGGCCATCGGTGCCTTCGTGCATGAGAAAGCAGGCAGGGCGCCCCTGTGGATCGGGCATTCGTTGGGCGGCACCACGCTGGCGGTCGCCCTGGGTAGTGGCGCATTGGCTGCGCAGCATGTAGCGGGCGTGGCGCTGTTCGGTTCCCAGGTAAGCCGCAGTTACTGGCCGTTGAAAGTGCCTCCGGTGGTGTGGGGCCTGCGCTGGCTGCTTCGCCGCTGGGGGCACCTGCCTGGCGCGCGCTTTGGGCGCGGCCCAGAGGATGAACCCGTCGGCCT is part of the Pseudomonas parafulva genome and harbors:
- a CDS encoding AraC family transcriptional regulator produces the protein MQTLEMDYAPGDHVASHCHAHDQLIYAASGTVHVSTDSGSWVIHGGNALWVPAGVSHAIVMEGVVSMRSLLLAPHVDHCQVIVVTGLLRELILAASRMLGIREGEHVRALILGELAHARRIDTFIALPTHPRLRAWCERMLQAPAEEHALEQCATALNMSTRNVARLFQRELGMSHGQWRARARVMLSQQCLAAGQPIINVALEHGYQSPSAFAAVFRRILGCAPSDWQDGSARPR
- the lysA gene encoding diaminopimelate decarboxylase yields the protein MTIPFSVLANAVRQYGSPLWAYDAATILSRIEQLKPFDTVRFAQKANPNLQVLRLMREHGLVLDAVSLGEMERAFAAGASVAGEPAGVVLTCDVLDRATLARVIVEKIEVNAGSIDMLRQLGEHSPGHRVWLRINPGFGHGHSRKTNTGGENSKHGIWHEDLPQALACIRAHRLHLVGVHMHIGSGVDYTHLEQVARAMIELIARLDTDIEAFSIGGGLSTPYRTTDTPVDLQRYAQTWAVARQEIEALLGHPVRMEIEPGRFLVAESGYLVTEVRAVKQVGRNTFVLVDAGFNDLMRPAMYGAYHAMTLLDADGRPVDRPRQPTVVAGPLCESGDVFTQDDQALCPQDLPQAQVGDLLVIHDAGAYGASMSSNYNSRPLLPEVMIEGQAVRLIRRRQTIEALLALEEGL
- a CDS encoding LysR family transcriptional regulator; the encoded protein is MKLSARHIEVFRAIMASGSVTGAARLLFTSQPTISRELARLEHVTGLHLFERTAGRLEATAQALLLIEEVERAYVGLERIERCAQAIRNFQQGQLAVTCLPLFSQTLLPKVCQRFHKQHPGVSVSIKAQESPLLEESLATQQHDLGLTEVAQIPRGASGELLFSADMVCVLPEHHPLQAKSRLSLADFHEVDFINLASLDTYRQRLDHHFRAAGVNRRTVIETTSAASVCAMVRQGLGVAIINPLSGLEAAQSGLTIRPLDISIAYQVMLVRPDHRPASAAVEPFCQTLREQAQAMQRALA
- a CDS encoding NAD-glutamate dehydrogenase, whose amino-acid sequence is MAFFTAASKADFQHQLQAALAQHISEQSLPQVALFAEQFFGIISLDELTQRRLSDLAGCTLSAWRIVERFDPEHPQVRVYNPDYERNGWQSTHTVVEVLHHDLPFLVDSVRTELNRRGYSIHTLQTTVLSVRRSANGELLELLPKGTHGEGVGHESLMYLEIDRCANAAELSVLAREIEQVLAEVRVAVDDFEPMKDKLREVVALVEQTPYGPAQHEKGEVKAFLEWLLDNHFTFLGYEEFTVQADQAGGQMVYDEQSFLGLPRRLRVGLTPEELRIEDYAVAYLAEPLLLSFAKAALPSRVHRPGYPDYVSIRQLDASGNVLKEHRFMGLYTSTVYGESVHAIPYIRVKVAEVERRSGFDTKAHLGKELAQVLEVLPRDDLFQTPVDELFSTVMSIVQIQERNKIRVFLRKDPYGRFCYCLAYVPREIYSTEVRQKIQQVLMERLKASDCEFWTFFSESVLARVQLILRVDPKNRIDIDPQQLEREVIQACRSWQDDFSALVVENFGEAQGTNILADFPKGFPAGYRERFAAHSAVVDLQHVLALSESKPLAMSFYQPLTRVGERTLHCKLYHADTPLALSDVLPILENLGLRVLGEFPYRLRHANGREYWIHDFAFTYSEGLSLNIQELNDTFQDAFIHIVGGDAENDAFNRLVLTAGLPWRDVALLRAYARYLKQIRLGFDLGYIASTLNNHTDIARELTRLFKTRFYLARKLTQDDLEDKQQRLEQAILNALDEVQVLNEDRILRRYLDLIKATLRTNFYQLDANGQNKSYFSFKFNPKLVPELPKPVPKFEIFVYSPRVEGVHLRFGNVARGGLRWSDREEDYRTEVLGLVKAQQVKNSVIVPVGAKGGFLPRRLPLGGTRDEIAAEGVACYRIFISGLLDITDNLKDGGVVPPVGVVRHDDDDPYLVVAADKGTATFSDIANGIAIDYGFWLGDAFASGGSAGYDHKKMGITARGAWVGVQRHFRERGINVQEDPITVIGVGDMAGDVFGNGLLMSDKLQLVAAFNHLHIFIDPNPEPASSFAERKRLFDLPRSAWTDYDTSIMSEGGGIFPRSAKSIAITAQMKERFAIEADRLTPTELLNALLKAPVDLLWNGGIGTYVKASGESHADVGDKANDALRVNGNELRCKVVGEGGNLGMTQLGRVEFGLHGGATNTDFIDNAGGVDCSDHEVNIKILLNEVVQGGDMTEKQRNQLLGSMTEEVSGLVLGNNYKQTQALSLAARRVRERIAEYKRLMADLEARGKLDRAIEFLPSEEQLAERLAAGQGLTRAELSVLISYSKIDLKEQLLKSQVPDDDYLTRDMETAFPPSLVSKFADSMRRHRLKREIVSTQIANDLVNNMGITFVQRLKESTGMSPANVAGAYVIVRDIFHLPHWFRQIEALDYQVPAEIQLTLMDELMRLGRRATRWFLRSRRNEQDAGRDCAHFGPKIAQLGLKLDELLEGPTRERWMVRYQSFVEAGVPELLARMVAGTSHLYTLLPIIEAADVTGHEPAQVAKAFFAVGSALDLTWYLQEISNLPVENNWQALAREAFRDDIDLQQRAITISVLQMADAPQDMDARVALWAEQHRVMVERWRAMLDDLRSASGHDYAMYAVANRELVDLAMSGQATVMPC
- a CDS encoding pyruvate, water dikinase regulatory protein, with amino-acid sequence MKRTAFFISDGTGITAETLGQSLLAQFESIPFSKFTRPYIDSPEKARNMVQQINAAAERDGMRPIIFDTIVNQDIREILATSNGFMIDIFSSFLSPLEQELTAHSSYSVGKSHSIGGNSNYMERIEAVNFALDNDDGARTHYYDKADLILVGVSRCGKTPTCLYMAMQFGIRAANYPLTEDDMERLQLPAVLKKHHSKLFGLTIDPDRLTAIRHERKPNSRYSSFAQCEFEVREVESLFRRENIPNINSTHFSVEEISAKILVEKGVERRFK